A genome region from Pan paniscus chromosome 17, NHGRI_mPanPan1-v2.0_pri, whole genome shotgun sequence includes the following:
- the LOC100976099 gene encoding large ribosomal subunit protein eL8-like, with product MPKGKKAKGKKVAPAPAVVKKQEAKKVVNPLFEKRPKNFGIGQDIQPKRDLTRFVKWPRYIRLQRQRAILYKRLKVPPAINQFTQALDRQTATQLLKLAHKYRPETKQEKKQRLLARAEKKAAGKGDVPTKRPPVLRAGVNTVTTLVENKEVQLVVIAHDVDPIELVVFLPALCRKMGVPYCIIKGKARLGRLVHRKTCTTVAFTQVNSEDKGALAKLVEAIRTNYNDGYDEIRRHWGGNVLGPKSVARIAKLKKAKAKELATKLG from the coding sequence ATGCCGAAAGGAAAGAAGGCCAAGGGAAAGAAGGTGGCTCCGGCCCCTGCTGTCGTGAAGAAGCAGGAGGCTAAGAAAGTGGTGAATCCCCTGTTTGAGAAAAGGCCTAAGAATTTTGGCATTGGACAGGACATCCAGCCCAAAAGAGACCTCACCCGCTTTGTGAAATGGCCCCGCTATATCAGGTTGCAGCGGCAGAGAGCCATCCTCTATAAGCGGCTGAAAGTGCCTCCTGCGATTAACCAGTTCACCCAGGCCCTGGACCGCCAAACAGCTACTCAGCTGCTTAAGCTGGCCCACAAATACAGACCAGAGACAAAGCAAGAGAAGAAGCAGAGACTGTTGGCCCGGGCCGAGAAGAAAGCTGCTGGCAAAGGGGACGTCCCCACGAAGAGACCACCTGTCCTTCGAGCAGGAGTTAATACCGTCACCACCTTGGTGGAGAACAAGGAAGTTCAGCTGGTGGTGATTGCACATGACGTGGATCCCATCGAGCTGGTTGTCTTCTTGCCTGCCCTGTGTCGTAAAATGGGGGTCCCTTACTGCATTATCAAGGGGAAGGCAAGACTGGGACGTCTAGTCCACAGGAAGACCTGCACCACTGTCGCCTTCACACAGGTGAACTCGGAAGACAAAGGCGCTTTGGCTAAGCTGGTGGAAGCTATCAGGACCAATTACAATGACGGATACGATGAGATCCGCCGTCACTGGGGCGGCAACGTCCTGGGTCCTAAGTCTGTGGCTCGTATCGCCAAGCTCAAAAAGGCAAAGGCTAAAGAACTTGCCACTAAACTGGGTTAA